The following proteins are co-located in the Acidimicrobiales bacterium genome:
- a CDS encoding HNH endonuclease signature motif containing protein → MNLERRFYQSSKDLDGNFHLAGRLDPVNGEIFDQLVSKRAAEFFDADWAKAVAEAAPGEVITKSMLRRSDRQRRLDALVSLVVDGSSTPEGAQRPEPSIIFGLDVLSLSEFIAQMLHADLGDWAPDTDTAGAAAADANAAGHADAAAGERTAASAAAGEASGDTAPPADNGTEESGGSAKSASDLNDDAATGNAGNGSDAAANGRAADNEPATNPTAASPSGGLYLPDPPYPVPSGPSTAAAVDPMRRCETLRGTPIPFRIMLQHLFEARIRRIVYTAPNIIINAGQSRRLFTTTQKQLIKFRDRCCTFPGCHRDAIYCEADHLRAFVDGGPTDLTNGQCLCRYHHNLKTRAKFYCEPLPDGTVGFFLPTGIKLE, encoded by the coding sequence TTGAATCTGGAGCGGCGGTTCTATCAGTCGTCGAAAGACCTGGACGGGAACTTCCATTTGGCCGGGCGTTTGGATCCGGTGAATGGTGAGATCTTCGATCAGCTGGTGTCGAAGCGGGCAGCGGAGTTCTTCGACGCCGATTGGGCGAAAGCGGTGGCGGAGGCAGCGCCGGGTGAAGTGATCACCAAGTCGATGCTGCGCCGGAGTGACCGGCAACGTCGCCTCGATGCGCTGGTGTCGTTGGTGGTCGACGGGTCATCCACGCCGGAGGGGGCACAGCGTCCCGAGCCGTCGATCATCTTCGGTTTGGATGTGTTGAGTCTGTCGGAGTTCATCGCCCAGATGCTGCATGCCGATCTCGGCGACTGGGCACCCGACACCGACACCGCCGGCGCGGCCGCTGCGGATGCGAACGCGGCTGGACACGCCGACGCTGCCGCCGGCGAACGCACCGCAGCGTCGGCGGCTGCCGGCGAAGCGAGCGGCGACACGGCCCCGCCCGCCGACAACGGCACCGAGGAGAGTGGCGGCTCGGCGAAGTCGGCGTCCGACCTGAACGACGACGCCGCCACTGGCAACGCAGGCAACGGGTCCGACGCTGCCGCCAACGGCCGTGCCGCTGACAACGAGCCCGCCACCAACCCCACGGCCGCCAGCCCGTCCGGCGGGCTGTATCTACCGGATCCGCCGTACCCGGTGCCTTCCGGCCCGTCCACAGCGGCCGCGGTCGATCCGATGCGACGCTGCGAGACCTTGCGGGGCACACCGATCCCGTTCCGGATCATGCTCCAACACCTGTTCGAAGCCCGCATCCGCCGGATCGTCTACACCGCACCCAACATCATCATCAACGCCGGCCAGTCCCGCCGCCTGTTCACCACCACCCAGAAACAACTCATCAAGTTCCGCGACCGGTGCTGCACGTTCCCCGGCTGTCACCGCGACGCCATCTACTGCGAAGCCGACCACCTCCGAGCCTTCGTCGACGGCGGCCCCACCGACCTCACCAACGGCCAATGCCTGTGCCGCTACCACCACAACCTCAAAACCCGGGCCAAGTTCTACTGCGAACCCCTGCCCGACGGGACGGTCGGGTTCTTCCTCCCCACCGGCATCAAACTCGAGTAA